Below is a genomic region from Tursiops truncatus isolate mTurTru1 chromosome 4, mTurTru1.mat.Y, whole genome shotgun sequence.
aacacacattaGGGCTGAGCTGAGGGAATAAAGACTTACTCAGACTCAGTAATTTCAAGTTAAAATTCCTAAGTAACTTTAAAAAGTGTATTCTTGTCCAAATAGGGCATGGAAGCAAAAATAGTTGCTTGTTTGGACAGATTTTCTGTGTATCTGTGGTACGCAGATAACAAAGCTTTTCATAGCTAAATTTAAGTCCTTAGTTCTGTTGGAattctaaattatatttaaaaacatttgtgctttgttttataataatgtttaatgcttttatataaataataaatatttttccaaatccCTTTTCACAGATGATGATTCTGATACAGAGACATCAAATGACTTGCCAAAATTTACAGATGGAATCAAGGccagaaacagaaatcaaaactacCTGGTTCCCAGTCCTGTACTTAGAATTCTAGATCACACTGCCTTTTCTACAGGTAAGGGAAAGTAATTAATAGAATTTGCACATTTTGTATAGGtcagtgaaaaaataataagtaaaataaatttctttttgccAGTGACTTATTTAGTAGGTCttatttagtaataataataataatagccttgttttatttagaaaaatctgCTGATATTGAAATTTGTGATGAAGAGTGCGACTCCCCTGAATCAGTCAACCAGCAAACTCAAGAGGAGAGCCCTATAGAAGTTCACACTGCTGAAGATGTTCCAATTGCTGCGGAAGTGCATGCAATTTCTGAAGATTAtgatatagagacagaaaacaattcCTCTGAGAGTCTCCAAGACCAAACTGATGAAGAGCCACCAGCTAAACTTTGCAAAATTCTTGACAAGAGCCAAGCTTTTAATGTGACTGCCCAGCAGAAATGGCCTTTACTGAGAGCTAATAGCAGTGGCCTCTATAAATGTGAACTTTGTGAGTTcaacagcaaatatttttctgatttaaagCAGCATATGATCTTGAAGCATAAGCGTACTGATTCAAATGTCTGTCGAGTATGCAAAGAAAGTTTCTCTACCAACATGCTCCTGATCGAACATGCCAAACTGCATGAAGAGGATCCCTACATTTGTAAATACTGTGATTATAAGACAGTAATTTTTGAGAACCTCAGCCAGCACATTGCAGACACCCATTTTAGTGATCACCTTTATTGGTGTGAGCAGTGTGATGTACAGTTCTCCTCAAGCAGTGAACTCTACCTACATTTCCAGGAGCACAGCTGTGATGAACAGTACTTGTGTCAGTTCTGTGAACATGAAACGAATGATCCAGAAGACTTGCATAGCCATGTGGTAAATGAGCATGCATGTAAATTAATAGAGTTAAGTGATAAGTATAACAATGGAGAACATGGACAGTACAGCCTCTTAAGCAAAATTACATTTGACAAATGTAAAAACTTCTTTGTATGTCAAGTATGTGGGTTTCGGAGTAGACTTCATACAAATGTTAACAGGCATGTTGCTATTGAACATACTAAAATTTTTCCTCATGTTTGTGATGACTGTGGGAAAGGCTTTTCAAGCATGCTAGAATATTGCAAACATTTAAATTCACATTTATCTGAAGGGATTTATTTATGTCAATATTGTGAATATTCAACAGGACAGATTGAAGATCTTAAAATTCATCTAGATTTCAAGCATTCGGCTGATTTACCTCATAAATGTAGTGACTGCTTAATGAGGTTTGGAAATGAAAGGGAATTAATAAGTCACCTTCCAGTCCATGAGACAACTTGATTGTTCTCTTTAACTTCCATAATGttgatgtaaaataataaatttgacttttttGCAGATGTTAAAATGGATGATTTTAAACACAACTTATGAGAACTGTCTTTAACaagatctttttaaattttttttcttggcattGCTACCTTTTTCAGTATATAATTGTATCCTAAATGTGGTATTTTCAATGTATTGTAGTTGGTAGTTTTAACCGCTTTTGGTGACTATCGTCGTCTGGCATGTTCTCTGATTTCATAAATCGATAAGAAACAGATGTACTGAAGAAATTAGACTATAGTTTTCCTTCCGTAAACATAGGTGCtgtaaactttttcttctttaaactcaAAACAAGATCAGTTTTTCATGTATGAAGTTGTTAAAGTACTGTACTACCAGAACTAAAGTGCAACATAATATGCACCTAAGTCCAGTGATACTCCCATTAATAAGATCCAGACCCTCCTTTTGCATTCCCCAACAATTATTATCCCCAAGGCAATCAGTGAACTCCCCATCTGTGTGATTCTTTCAGTGACACTAGGAGGCCA
It encodes:
- the ZNF639 gene encoding zinc finger protein 639 isoform X2 encodes the protein MMKDDDSDTETSNDLPKFTDGIKARNRNQNYLVPSPVLRILDHTAFSTEKSADIEICDEECDSPESVNQQTQEESPIEVHTAEDVPIAAEVHAISEDYDIETENNSSESLQDQTDEEPPAKLCKILDKSQAFNVTAQQKWPLLRANSSGLYKCELCEFNSKYFSDLKQHMILKHKRTDSNVCRVCKESFSTNMLLIEHAKLHEEDPYICKYCDYKTVIFENLSQHIADTHFSDHLYWCEQCDVQFSSSSELYLHFQEHSCDEQYLCQFCEHETNDPEDLHSHVVNEHACKLIELSDKYNNGEHGQYSLLSKITFDKCKNFFVCQVCGFRSRLHTNVNRHVAIEHTKIFPHVCDDCGKGFSSMLEYCKHLNSHLSEGIYLCQYCEYSTGQIEDLKIHLDFKHSADLPHKCSDCLMRFGNERELISHLPVHETT
- the ZNF639 gene encoding zinc finger protein 639 isoform X1, producing the protein MNEYPKKRKRKTLHPSRYSDSSGISRIADGFNGIFSDHCYSVCSMRQPDLKYFDNKDDDSDTETSNDLPKFTDGIKARNRNQNYLVPSPVLRILDHTAFSTEKSADIEICDEECDSPESVNQQTQEESPIEVHTAEDVPIAAEVHAISEDYDIETENNSSESLQDQTDEEPPAKLCKILDKSQAFNVTAQQKWPLLRANSSGLYKCELCEFNSKYFSDLKQHMILKHKRTDSNVCRVCKESFSTNMLLIEHAKLHEEDPYICKYCDYKTVIFENLSQHIADTHFSDHLYWCEQCDVQFSSSSELYLHFQEHSCDEQYLCQFCEHETNDPEDLHSHVVNEHACKLIELSDKYNNGEHGQYSLLSKITFDKCKNFFVCQVCGFRSRLHTNVNRHVAIEHTKIFPHVCDDCGKGFSSMLEYCKHLNSHLSEGIYLCQYCEYSTGQIEDLKIHLDFKHSADLPHKCSDCLMRFGNERELISHLPVHETT